The DNA region GGTCAACGCTGCGGCCACCCCGGACTCCCCGGCGAGCGCCACGCGCAGCGTCGCCGTGACCGGCGCCGGGCCGGGTGCCAGGCCGGCCAGCAGCGGCGCGACGGTGGCGTCGAGCATCGCCTGCAGCTCCCCCGGAACGCCGGGCAGCGCGAGGACGAGAGCGCCGTCGATCCGCATCTGCAGCCCGGGCGCGCTCCCCCGCGGATTCGGGATCAGCGTCGCGCCCTGCGGCACCTCGGCCTGGCGCAGCGCGAGGTCCGGCATGGGGATGTTCCACTCCGCGTACCGGTCCCGGAGCGTCTGCACGACCCCGTCGTCGACGTCGAGACCGACGCCGGCCGCCCGGGCCAGCGCGTCCCGTGTCAGGTCGTCGGAGGTCGGGCCCAACCCGCCGGAGCACAGCACGACGTCCGCGCGGGCGGCGGACGCGCGGACCGCGGCGACGATCTCGTCGAGGTCGTCGGAGACGTCACAGACCACCGACAGCCCCAGCCCGACCGAGGCGAGGGACTCCGCGACCCGCGCGACGTTGCTGTTGAGCACGAGCCCGGACAACAGCTCGTCGCCGACCGTGATGAGCTCGACGCGGGTCACCGGCGCTCGTCCGACCCGGATCGAGCGGCCCGGGCCGCGGCGAGCGACTCACGCCGCAGGCGCAGGGCGCGGAACACGTAGTCCGCGCCGGTCGCGAGCGCGATGACCACGGCGGCCGTCATCAGCGCCGTGGCGAGGTCCTGCAGCAGACCGGTGAACGGCAGCACGTACAGCCCGATCGCGACCCCGAGCACGAGCGACTTGAGCTTGCCGCCGCGGCTGGCCGGGATCACGCCGTGCCGGATCACCCAGAAGCGCAGCAGGGTCACGCCGATCTCGCGGACGAGGATGACGATCGTGACCGCCCAGGGCAGCTCGTCCATCGACGAGAGCACGATCAGCGCCGAACCGGTCAGGGCCTTGTCGGCGATGGGGTCGGCGATCTTGCCGAAGTCGGTGACCAGGCCGTAGCGCCGCGCGAGCTTGCCGTCGAGGGAGTCGGTGAAGGACGCGACGGCGAACACGCCCCAGGCCGCCCAGCGCCATCCGTCGGACTCCCCGTCCTCGTGCAGGAGCACGACGAGGAAGACCGGGACGAGCAGGAGCCGCAGGAGCGTGAGGATGTTCGCGATGTTCCACGTGCCGGCGGGCGCGACCGGGTCCGCCAGATGATCCGGGCGCCCGGGCTCGACCTCGGCCGGCGTGGGTTCGAACATGGTCAGGAGACCCCGGGCAGCGTGGCGATCAGATCGACGCCGTCGGTGCCGACGACGGTGGCCGTCACGATCTGCCCGACCTCGGGCTCTCCTCCGATCAGGATCGTGCTCCCGTCGACCTCCGGGGCCTGGTGCGCGGCACGCCCCTCGGCCGAGGCCTCGCCGTGCTCGTCGGCGCCCGGGTAGCGGAACGCGTCGTTCTCCTCGACCAGCACGGCGACCTGCTCGCCGATGCGGTCCTCGGCGCGGGCGTTCGTGAGCTCCTCGACGAGCCGGGTGATGTGCTCGACGCGCGCGCGCACCTCGTCGGGGTCGACCTTGCCGTCGAGGTTGGCGGCCTCGGTGCCGTCCTCGTCGGAGTACCCGAACACCCCGACGGTGTCCAGGCGCGCGCCGATGAGGAAGCGCTCGAGTTCGATCAGGTCGGCCTCGGTCTCACCGGGGAAGCCGACGATGACGTTGGTGCGGATGCCCGCGCGGGGCGCCCGGACGCGGATCTGCTCGATCAGGCCGAGGAAGCGGTCCGTGTCGCCGAAGCGCCGCATCCGCCGCAGCACGTCCGCCGACGAGTGCTGGAACGACAGGTCGAAGTACGGCACGACCTTCGGCGTCGCCGTGAGCGCCTCGATCAGCGAGGGGCGCATCTCCGCCGGCTGCAGGTAGTTCACGCGGACCCGCTCGAGGCCGTCGACCTCCGCGAGCTTCGGCAGCAGCAGCTCCAGCAGGCGCAGCTCGCCGAGGTCCTTGCCGTAGGACGTGGAGTTCTCCGAGACCAGGACGAGCTCGCGGACCCCGGACTCGGCGAGCCACGCGGCCTCGGCGAGCAGCTCCGCGGGCCGGCGGGACACGAACGCGCCGCGGAACGACGGGATCGCGCAGAACGAGCAGCGCCGGTCGCAGCCGGACGCGAGCTTGAGCGGGGCGACCGGGCCGCCTTCGAGCCGGGCGCGCAGCGGCCGGGGCCCGGACGCGGGGCCGGTCCAGGCCGAGAGCTCCTCGACAGCGGTCGTCGGGGCGGTCGCCTGCCGCTCCACCGGGGAGATCGGCAGCAGGGCGCGGCGGTCCCGCGGGACGTGCGGAGCGTGCGCGTCCCCACGCATCGCGGCCTGCAGTCGCTCGGAGATCGCGGTGTAGTCGTCGAAGCCGAGGACGGTCGCCTCGGGCAGGGCGTCGGCCAGTTCGGTCCCGTAGCGCTCGGCCAGGCACCCCACGGCGACGACGGCCCGGGCCTTCCCGCCGTCCTTGAGGTCGGCGGCGGCGAGCAGGGTGTCGATCGAGTCCTTCTTGGCCGCCTCGACGAACCCGCACGTGTTCACCATCACCACGTCGGCGTCCTCGGCCTCCGCGGTGAGCGTCCACCCGTCGGCGGCGAGCCGCCCGGCGAGCTCCTCGGAGTCGACCTCGTTGCGCTGGCAGCCCAGCGTGACGAGAGCGACGGTCGGGGCGGCGGGCGGAGGCGGGGCCTCCGCCGGGGACACGCGGCGACGCCGGGCGGCGCTCGGGCGGGGGCCCGCGTCGGCCGGTCGCGGGCGGCGCGAGCGGGGGGTCACGGGCTGCAAGTCTAGGTGGCGCAGCACCGTGACCCGCCCAGGCGAGCCGTGGGATGCCCTACGTGAAGAGCTTGTCGATCTTCTCGAACAGCTTCCACAGGCCGTAGGTGAACGGCGCGGCGACCCACAGCCAGGCGAACACCATCACCGGCTTGAGCTTCGGGTCGATACCGGTGGAGGCGTGGGCCTCGGCCGTTTCCGTGGCGTTCGTCGCGGCGTTCACGATGCGCTCCCGCTCTTCTCGGTGGCCTCGACGACCTCGGCGTCCTCGATGTCCGCCACGGCCTCGGCGTCGGAGGCCGGGGCCGGCTCGGCGGCGTCGGCCGTGGCGGGCTCGTGCCACTTCGCGTCGACCGGCCGGATCATCTCGTTGCAGATGAACGCGATCACCAGCAGGACGATGACGATCATGAACGACGGGGTGTAGATGTCCGGGCCGGTCTTGCCGTCGGCGATCCGCTCGTCCGCGATGTTGTTGATGATGAACGGACCGAGGACGCCGGCCACCGACCAGGCGGTGAGCAGGCGGCCGTGGATGGCGCCGACCTGGTAGGTGCCGAACAGGTCCTTCAGGTACGCGGGGATCGTCGCGAAACCGGCGCCGTAGAAGGACAGGATGAAGATGCACGCGATCAGGAACAGCGGCTTGTTCGCGTCCGTCGTGATCAGCACGTAGGTGTAGAGCAGCGCCCCGACACCCAGGTACATCCGGTACATGTTCTTGCGGCCGAGGTAGTCCGAGGTCGAGGACCACAGGATCCGGCCGAGCGCGTTCGACAGCGACAGGATCGCGACGAACCCGGCGGCGGCCGCGGCGAGCGCCCCGGCGTCACCGTCACCGGAGTCCGGGAAGAAGTCCCGGAAGATCGGCGCCGCGCGTTCGAGGATGCCGATGCCCGCGGTGACGTTGAAGCACAGGACGACCCACAGGAACCAGAACTGCGGGGTCTTGATGGCGTTCTTCGCGGACACGTTCGCCTTCGACTGCAGGATGCGGTCCTGCCGCGGCGGCTCCTTGCCCGGGTGCCAGCCCGGCGCCGGGACACGGACGAGCGTGTAGCTCATCGTCATGAACACCGCGTAGAAGACCGCCATCACGATGAACGTCTTGGCGATGCCGTCCTGGGCGCTGTCGAGCACGGCCTCGGACAGCGGAGCGGCACCCTGCGCCGGCGGGGTGATCAGCGCGTCGAACTTCTTCAACAGCTCGGTGCTGAACGGCGAGGCGAACAGCGCGCCGCCGCCGAAGCCCATGATCGCGCAGCCGGTGGCCAGACCCGGCCGGTCGGGGAACCACTTGATCAGCGTGGAGACCGGCGAGATGTAGCCGATGCCGAGACCGATGCCGCCGACGAAGCCGTAGCCGACCACCACCAGCCAGTACTGGTCGAGCACCACCGCCAGCGAGGCGATCGCGAGCCCGGAGCAGAAGCACAGCGACGACACGGCCATCGCCCAGCGCGGCCCGCGGGCCTCGACCTTGGTGCCGAACAGGGCGGCGGAGACACCGAGCATGACGATGCCGAGCTGGAACGGCAGGGCCGAGAGCGTCCCGGGGTGGTCGCTGTCGGTCAGCATCGTGGCTTCGAGCGGCTTCTTGAACACCGACCAGGCGTAGGCCTGCCCGATCGCCAGGTGCACCGAGAGCGCCGCGGGGGGAATCAGCCAGCGACTCCACCCCGGGGGTGCGATCGTGCGTTCGCGGTCGAGAAATCCGAGAGCCATACCGCCTCCTGCCGTGCCTGGGCCAGGCTGGGCCGGACGCTACTCGCGGGTCCCGCGCGAATTACGAGCAAACTTCCGAGAAAACGACAGGCGGTGGACAAGTGCGCCGAAAGGGCGGGACGTGCGGGCGAACGGCACAAATACCGCGCCGAACGGTCGAAAAGTGACCTGCGCTACTCGCGCGTAGGGCCGTACGGGTGACCGGCCGGTCGGTCACCCGCCGGCGCGCCAGGCGTCGACCACCACGGCCACGACCAGCGCGACGCCGTAGAGCAGGGGCAGCAGCAGCCCGACCCCCATCCAGAGGGTCACGTTCACCCGGCCCGGCCGGTTGGCCGCGGCGTAGGCGTCCGCCCGCGGATCGGAGCGGGGGGCGGTGCGGGGCACTGACCCCGTCCGGAGCAGCGCCATCACTCGCCGCCCCGCAGCCCGGCGAGGACCTCGTCGACGTCGTCGGGCACGACGAGCACGTCGCGGGCCTTGGAGCCCTCGGACGGCCCGACGATGCCGCGGCTCTCCATCAGGTCCATCAGGCGGCCGGCCTTGGCGAAGCCGACGCGCAGCTTGCGCTGGAGCATCGACGTCGAGCCGAACTGCGTGGTGATGACGAGCTCGGCGGCCTGGCAGAGCAGGTCGAGGTCGTCGCCGATGTCGGCGTCGATCTCCTTGCTCTGGCCCGCCGGCGCGGTGACGTCCTCGCGGTACTCCGCGGTCATCTGCTCCTTGCAGTGCTTGACGACCGCCTGGATCTCCTTCTCCGGGACGAACGCGCCCTGGATGCGGATCGGCTTGGACGCGCCCATCGGCAGGAACAGCCCGTCACCCTGGCCGACGAG from Sporichthya brevicatena includes:
- the pgsA gene encoding CDP-diacylglycerol--glycerol-3-phosphate 3-phosphatidyltransferase — encoded protein: MFEPTPAEVEPGRPDHLADPVAPAGTWNIANILTLLRLLLVPVFLVVLLHEDGESDGWRWAAWGVFAVASFTDSLDGKLARRYGLVTDFGKIADPIADKALTGSALIVLSSMDELPWAVTIVILVREIGVTLLRFWVIRHGVIPASRGGKLKSLVLGVAIGLYVLPFTGLLQDLATALMTAAVVIALATGADYVFRALRLRRESLAAARAARSGSDERR
- the rimO gene encoding 30S ribosomal protein S12 methylthiotransferase RimO, encoding MSPAEAPPPPAAPTVALVTLGCQRNEVDSEELAGRLAADGWTLTAEAEDADVVMVNTCGFVEAAKKDSIDTLLAAADLKDGGKARAVVAVGCLAERYGTELADALPEATVLGFDDYTAISERLQAAMRGDAHAPHVPRDRRALLPISPVERQATAPTTAVEELSAWTGPASGPRPLRARLEGGPVAPLKLASGCDRRCSFCAIPSFRGAFVSRRPAELLAEAAWLAESGVRELVLVSENSTSYGKDLGELRLLELLLPKLAEVDGLERVRVNYLQPAEMRPSLIEALTATPKVVPYFDLSFQHSSADVLRRMRRFGDTDRFLGLIEQIRVRAPRAGIRTNVIVGFPGETEADLIELERFLIGARLDTVGVFGYSDEDGTEAANLDGKVDPDEVRARVEHITRLVEELTNARAEDRIGEQVAVLVEENDAFRYPGADEHGEASAEGRAAHQAPEVDGSTILIGGEPEVGQIVTATVVGTDGVDLIATLPGVS
- a CDS encoding MFS transporter small subunit encodes the protein MNAATNATETAEAHASTGIDPKLKPVMVFAWLWVAAPFTYGLWKLFEKIDKLFT
- a CDS encoding OFA family MFS transporter — encoded protein: MALGFLDRERTIAPPGWSRWLIPPAALSVHLAIGQAYAWSVFKKPLEATMLTDSDHPGTLSALPFQLGIVMLGVSAALFGTKVEARGPRWAMAVSSLCFCSGLAIASLAVVLDQYWLVVVGYGFVGGIGLGIGYISPVSTLIKWFPDRPGLATGCAIMGFGGGALFASPFSTELLKKFDALITPPAQGAAPLSEAVLDSAQDGIAKTFIVMAVFYAVFMTMSYTLVRVPAPGWHPGKEPPRQDRILQSKANVSAKNAIKTPQFWFLWVVLCFNVTAGIGILERAAPIFRDFFPDSGDGDAGALAAAAAGFVAILSLSNALGRILWSSTSDYLGRKNMYRMYLGVGALLYTYVLITTDANKPLFLIACIFILSFYGAGFATIPAYLKDLFGTYQVGAIHGRLLTAWSVAGVLGPFIINNIADERIADGKTGPDIYTPSFMIVIVLLVIAFICNEMIRPVDAKWHEPATADAAEPAPASDAEAVADIEDAEVVEATEKSGSAS